A single genomic interval of Granulicella tundricola MP5ACTX9 harbors:
- a CDS encoding PstS family phosphate ABC transporter substrate-binding protein, whose translation MKTALASLFLAATSAAAQLPQHHDVSSLTPYTSHQKVSGVIRVYGNNYIPTLMKQWEEGFQNFQPNVTFTTNLPGTEAAMAGITTGIADISFIGREGYRSEINGFKGRWGYLPLGIEISSGSFGTPHKTFSLEVFVNKDNPLPGLTMEQAQEVFGNNPTIKTWGDLGVTGPMATHTIHVYGYQFDTGMAGYFNRVVLHDKGTWNPSLKDFDNGHDAKGEVINAGNYILKALADDPDGIAFANLQYTNDKIRALGLADDHDRHHHGHADRAHHDRGDEHEHFVEATPETIWDRTYPIHRFTTLYINRKPGTAVDPKVREFVAYILSREGMQAVADDGAYTPINESVAVAQRKKIE comes from the coding sequence ATGAAAACCGCTTTAGCCTCTCTCTTCCTTGCTGCCACCAGCGCAGCCGCCCAGCTTCCCCAACATCACGACGTCTCTTCCCTCACCCCCTACACCTCGCACCAAAAGGTCTCCGGAGTCATCCGCGTCTACGGTAATAACTACATCCCCACGCTCATGAAGCAGTGGGAAGAAGGCTTTCAGAATTTCCAGCCCAACGTCACCTTCACCACCAACCTGCCCGGCACCGAAGCCGCCATGGCCGGCATCACCACCGGTATCGCCGATATCTCCTTCATCGGCCGCGAAGGCTACCGCTCCGAGATCAACGGCTTCAAGGGCCGCTGGGGCTACCTCCCTCTCGGCATTGAAATCTCCTCGGGCTCCTTCGGCACACCACACAAGACGTTCTCTCTGGAGGTCTTCGTCAACAAGGACAATCCTCTCCCCGGTCTCACCATGGAGCAGGCTCAGGAGGTCTTCGGTAACAACCCCACGATCAAAACCTGGGGGGACCTCGGCGTTACCGGCCCCATGGCCACCCACACCATCCATGTGTACGGCTACCAGTTCGACACCGGCATGGCCGGCTACTTCAACCGCGTCGTCCTGCATGACAAGGGGACCTGGAACCCCTCACTCAAGGACTTTGACAACGGACACGATGCCAAGGGTGAGGTCATCAACGCCGGCAACTATATCCTGAAAGCCCTGGCAGACGACCCCGACGGCATCGCCTTCGCCAACCTGCAGTACACCAACGACAAGATCCGTGCCCTCGGCCTGGCCGACGATCACGACCGCCATCACCACGGCCACGCCGATCGTGCCCACCATGATCGCGGGGACGAACATGAGCACTTCGTCGAAGCCACCCCGGAGACCATCTGGGACCGCACCTACCCCATCCATCGCTTCACCACGCTCTATATCAATCGCAAGCCTGGCACCGCAGTGGACCCAAAGGTCCGCGAGTTCGTCGCCTACATTCTTAGCCGCGAGGGCATGCAGGCTGTCGCTGATGATGGCGCTTACACCCCCATCAATGAATCCGTGGCCGTGGCCCAGCGCAAGAAGATCGAGTAG
- a CDS encoding PstS family phosphate ABC transporter substrate-binding protein, producing MPRRLLPIRLAVFITLASSALAQSPSTPPTAGAEGTIRIWGHGHRGQDYILTLLRAWQSAFIQSHPGTRFVDELTGNASGLAGMYTNVADLALLDREASFIEVDAYQQGAGYDPFRIPVAMGAVSTPHHAPAIKIFVNKSNPLTGLTMAQLDGIFDADHRRADHSIRTWGDLGLTGPIASHQIHVYTYPIQSAEIQFFERAALKGSQKFGWGLHLIPTAAQIAAATARDPDGLALTVAPEPALKPLPIDGALPTAAAIQDGSYPLARTIYLYANRKPKSAVPPNVAAFLDFIVSPEGQAIVARTGGYLPLPPDAAAKAREALQ from the coding sequence ATGCCCCGACGCCTTCTCCCAATTCGTCTCGCAGTCTTCATCACCTTGGCCTCGTCGGCCCTTGCCCAATCCCCTTCCACGCCGCCCACCGCGGGAGCAGAAGGAACCATTCGTATCTGGGGGCACGGCCACCGCGGTCAGGATTACATCCTGACACTGCTCCGCGCATGGCAGTCCGCCTTCATACAATCCCACCCCGGCACCCGCTTTGTGGACGAACTTACCGGCAACGCCAGCGGTCTCGCCGGCATGTACACCAACGTCGCGGACCTAGCTCTTCTCGACCGCGAAGCCAGCTTTATTGAGGTGGACGCTTACCAACAAGGCGCAGGCTACGATCCCTTCCGCATCCCCGTCGCCATGGGCGCCGTCTCCACCCCGCATCACGCCCCCGCCATCAAGATCTTCGTCAACAAATCCAATCCCCTGACCGGCCTCACGATGGCCCAGCTTGACGGCATCTTCGATGCAGACCACCGCCGCGCGGACCACTCCATCCGTACCTGGGGCGACCTTGGCCTGACCGGCCCCATCGCCTCGCACCAGATCCACGTCTACACGTACCCCATCCAATCCGCTGAGATCCAGTTCTTCGAGCGCGCCGCCCTCAAGGGCTCGCAAAAGTTCGGTTGGGGCCTGCATCTCATCCCCACCGCCGCTCAAATCGCCGCTGCCACTGCGCGCGACCCCGACGGTCTTGCCCTTACCGTCGCCCCCGAACCCGCACTCAAGCCCCTGCCCATCGATGGCGCGCTCCCCACCGCTGCCGCCATTCAGGACGGCTCTTATCCGCTTGCCCGCACCATCTACCTTTACGCCAACCGCAAGCCCAAATCCGCCGTCCCGCCCAACGTCGCCGCCTTCCTCGACTTCATCGTCAGCCCGGAAGGCCAGGCCATCGTAGCCCGCACCGGCGGCTATCTCCCTCTACCGCCGGATGCCGCCGCCAAAGCCCGGGAGGCCCTCCAATGA
- a CDS encoding PstS family phosphate ABC transporter substrate-binding protein, whose protein sequence is MTNLTRRAALLTSTLVLSACCAATSFAQMFDPQQLRPYKPDVLIKGGIIIVGGGLKGQVELWEKGFQKFHPDATFGNNFTMSSEGAIPALYLLGADVAPAGDDAKVSDYLAFYETKHYFPTEIAVATGHYETRGALWAIQIVVNKDNPLAKLSLKQLDGIFGAARTGGWDGIFYSAKWARPASENIRTWGQLGLTGEWANKPIQTYGYIAPGFKYWMERRLFHNGDKWNENYKEYVEGRQTVPGDPEGKKVDSERMYEELSKDKYGIAWGPILHSKNYPNVKQIDLSENGGPYVALTPDNVKNRTYPLKRDAYIYIDQHPGKPMDDRAKEFMKYILSREGQEDVKNFGFFYPLPQNVIDEQLKLIR, encoded by the coding sequence ATGACCAACCTGACCCGGCGCGCTGCACTTCTCACGTCTACCCTCGTTCTCTCCGCCTGCTGCGCCGCAACCTCGTTCGCCCAGATGTTCGACCCCCAGCAGCTCCGCCCCTACAAGCCCGACGTCCTGATCAAGGGCGGCATCATCATCGTGGGAGGCGGCCTCAAAGGCCAGGTCGAACTCTGGGAGAAGGGCTTCCAGAAGTTCCACCCGGACGCTACTTTCGGCAACAACTTCACCATGTCCAGCGAGGGCGCAATCCCTGCGCTCTACCTGCTCGGAGCAGACGTCGCACCGGCCGGAGACGACGCAAAGGTCAGCGACTATCTCGCCTTCTATGAAACGAAACACTACTTCCCCACCGAGATCGCCGTCGCCACTGGCCATTACGAGACTCGCGGCGCTCTGTGGGCGATCCAGATCGTCGTCAACAAGGACAACCCCCTCGCAAAGCTGAGCTTGAAGCAGCTCGACGGAATCTTCGGCGCAGCCCGCACCGGCGGCTGGGATGGAATCTTCTACTCCGCCAAATGGGCCCGGCCTGCGTCAGAGAACATCCGCACCTGGGGTCAGCTCGGACTCACCGGTGAGTGGGCCAACAAACCCATCCAGACCTACGGCTACATCGCTCCCGGCTTCAAGTACTGGATGGAGCGCAGACTCTTCCACAACGGCGACAAGTGGAATGAGAACTACAAAGAGTATGTCGAAGGCCGCCAGACCGTTCCCGGAGACCCGGAGGGGAAGAAGGTGGATAGCGAGCGCATGTATGAAGAGCTCTCGAAGGACAAGTACGGCATCGCATGGGGTCCTATCCTTCACTCCAAGAACTACCCCAACGTCAAGCAGATTGACCTCTCTGAAAACGGTGGCCCCTACGTCGCCCTCACCCCGGACAACGTCAAGAACCGCACCTATCCCCTCAAGCGCGATGCTTATATTTACATCGACCAGCACCCCGGCAAGCCCATGGACGATCGCGCCAAGGAGTTTATGAAGTACATCCTCAGCCGCGAAGGCCAGGAGGATGTGAAGAACTTCGGCTTCTTCTATCCCCTTCCCCAGAACGTCATCGACGAACAGCTTAAGCTGATTCGATAA
- a CDS encoding PstS family phosphate ABC transporter substrate-binding protein produces MSPRILAALFALSLSLAALAQDRTGLDVQAARTAHVSGRAKKVYYTHPWDLSSLPSYKPQVQASGTIREWGSNYFAESNLNSYWETAFHKLQPDVKFDVHMHTALEAAPALATGVADLAACRLFTFSEEELYERAFNHEPLRILIATGSYDVPGWSPALAIVTNKDNPIAQLTVQQLDGIFGAARSGGYQGTTWHPEAGRPAAANIRTWGQLGLTGKWKEAPIHVYGLNLEYGMARDFQQMVFQGGDKWSESLQEYANYAGPDGTLKIAAEQLMLDLAKDPLGIGYSGAMFLNPGTKMLAIAEKPGSAYVAPSLETIQNRTYPMLLEVYFYLDRVPGRPVDPKLKEFLRFVLSREGQEAIAKDGKYLPLTAAAVQEQLKKLE; encoded by the coding sequence ATGTCCCCTCGTATCCTCGCCGCACTCTTCGCCCTCTCCCTCTCCTTGGCTGCGCTCGCTCAGGATCGCACCGGCCTCGACGTTCAGGCCGCCCGTACCGCCCACGTCTCCGGCCGCGCCAAGAAGGTCTACTACACCCACCCCTGGGATCTATCCTCCCTACCTTCCTACAAGCCGCAGGTGCAGGCCTCCGGAACCATTCGCGAGTGGGGCTCAAACTACTTTGCGGAGTCCAACCTCAACTCTTACTGGGAGACTGCCTTCCACAAGTTACAGCCGGACGTAAAGTTCGACGTCCACATGCACACCGCGCTCGAAGCCGCGCCGGCCCTCGCCACCGGGGTCGCCGACCTCGCCGCCTGCCGCCTCTTCACCTTCTCCGAGGAAGAGCTCTATGAGCGCGCCTTCAATCACGAACCCCTACGCATCTTGATCGCCACCGGCTCCTATGACGTCCCCGGCTGGAGCCCCGCACTCGCCATCGTCACCAACAAAGACAACCCCATCGCCCAGCTCACCGTTCAGCAGCTCGATGGTATCTTCGGTGCAGCCCGCAGCGGCGGCTACCAGGGGACTACCTGGCACCCGGAGGCCGGTCGCCCCGCCGCCGCCAACATCCGCACCTGGGGCCAGCTCGGCCTCACCGGCAAATGGAAGGAGGCTCCCATTCACGTCTACGGCCTGAACCTGGAGTACGGCATGGCCCGCGACTTCCAGCAGATGGTCTTCCAGGGTGGTGACAAGTGGTCCGAATCCCTGCAGGAGTACGCCAACTACGCAGGCCCCGACGGCACCCTGAAAATCGCCGCCGAGCAGCTCATGCTCGACCTCGCCAAGGACCCACTCGGCATCGGTTACAGCGGAGCCATGTTCCTCAACCCCGGAACCAAGATGCTCGCAATAGCCGAGAAGCCCGGCTCTGCGTACGTCGCCCCCAGCCTAGAAACCATTCAGAATCGCACCTATCCCATGCTGCTCGAGGTCTACTTCTACCTGGACCGCGTCCCCGGCAGACCCGTCGACCCCAAGCTCAAGGAGTTCCTCCGCTTCGTCCTCAGCCGCGAGGGCCAGGAGGCCATCGCGAAGGATGGCAAGTACCTTCCGCTCACCGCCGCCGCCGTCCAGGAACAGCTCAAGAAGCTGGAATAA
- a CDS encoding dicarboxylate/amino acid:cation symporter has protein sequence MSVSLSSTAAHKPFYKTLYLRVLVGIIAGVIAGALFPNFGIAMKPFGDGFIKLIRMMIAPIIFLSVVVGIAGIGDIRKLGRVGVKALLYFEVVTTLALAIGLGVATLFQPGRGMNIDAKTLDTKSIAQYTSANAAPHGVDFVLNIIPDTFTSAFTKGEILQVLLLAILAGLALVALDKDKTLTNLADRLAHVSFKIIAYIMEFAPIGAFGAMAFTIGKYGLHTLVSLGKLLACVYLTSILFVVIVLGLICVSASINIFKLIRYLREELLIVLGTSSSETALPRMIVKMERLGCSKSVVGLVIPSGYSFNLDGTSIYLTIAALFIAQATNTHLTFGQQIFILFVLMLNSKGAAAVTGGGFITLAATLSALGTIPVAGITLLLGIDRFMSQMRSLVNLIGNGVATIIVAKWEGEFNTDQCNRALAGEVWHDNEAEEVVNA, from the coding sequence ATGTCAGTTTCACTCTCAAGCACCGCCGCCCACAAGCCCTTCTATAAGACCCTTTACCTCCGCGTGCTCGTGGGCATTATCGCCGGCGTCATTGCCGGTGCGCTCTTTCCCAACTTCGGCATTGCGATGAAACCATTCGGCGATGGCTTCATCAAGCTCATCCGCATGATGATCGCACCCATCATCTTCCTCAGCGTGGTGGTCGGCATCGCGGGCATTGGAGACATCCGAAAGCTCGGTCGAGTGGGCGTCAAGGCCCTCCTTTACTTTGAGGTCGTCACCACCCTCGCGCTCGCCATCGGCCTCGGTGTCGCAACGCTCTTCCAGCCTGGTCGCGGCATGAACATTGATGCCAAGACTCTAGACACCAAGTCCATCGCGCAGTACACCAGCGCCAACGCCGCCCCGCACGGCGTCGACTTCGTCCTCAACATCATCCCAGACACCTTTACCAGCGCCTTTACCAAAGGCGAGATCCTGCAGGTCCTGCTCCTGGCCATCCTCGCAGGTCTCGCCCTCGTCGCGCTCGACAAGGACAAAACCCTCACCAACCTCGCCGACCGCCTAGCCCACGTCTCCTTCAAGATCATTGCTTACATCATGGAGTTCGCCCCCATCGGCGCCTTCGGGGCCATGGCCTTCACCATCGGCAAGTACGGCCTCCACACGCTCGTATCCCTCGGCAAGCTTCTCGCCTGTGTTTACTTGACGAGCATTCTCTTCGTCGTGATCGTCCTGGGTCTCATCTGTGTCTCCGCCTCCATCAATATCTTCAAGCTCATCCGATACCTTCGCGAGGAGCTCCTCATCGTTCTTGGCACCTCCTCGTCGGAGACCGCGCTCCCGCGCATGATCGTCAAGATGGAGCGCCTCGGCTGCTCCAAATCCGTCGTCGGCCTCGTCATTCCCTCCGGCTACTCCTTCAACCTCGACGGTACCTCGATCTATCTGACCATTGCTGCCCTCTTCATCGCGCAGGCCACCAATACCCACCTCACCTTCGGCCAGCAGATCTTCATCCTCTTCGTCCTCATGCTTAACTCAAAGGGAGCAGCGGCTGTAACCGGCGGCGGCTTCATCACCCTCGCCGCGACGCTCTCCGCCCTCGGCACCATCCCGGTTGCAGGCATTACGCTCCTGCTTGGCATAGACCGCTTCATGTCGCAGATGCGTTCCCTCGTCAATCTCATCGGCAACGGCGTCGCCACCATCATCGTCGCCAAATGGGAAGGCGAGTTCAACACCGACCAGTGCAACCGCGCCCTAGCCGGCGAGGTCTGGCACGACAACGAAGCTGAGGAAGTCGTCAACGCCTGA
- a CDS encoding PstS family phosphate ABC transporter substrate-binding protein, with protein sequence MIRRLLLVAVLTCSGTAHAQTFAPSHVGPGVIRSWGDDQMAGVLTAWQQAFRRYHPDITFTQSLYGSGAGMAGIITGTSDLSLMGRPVTANEVIGFEWVFRYKPLQIQVLTGDLQQDEHSPALAVFVSSQNPLRSISKQQLIEILGCPGMPSGATTWASAGVTGPWASRPIHAYIPDEETGTGAFLQQTLLGLGDRWNWSLVREFHDTPNQPWGAQTIAALRQDPNGLAISTLIHAASGAKLLQIDGLSPSRETLVSARYPLTRGVYIDINRKPDMPVSPRVAEFLRFILSPEGQRVAAAQGSFLPLSGADAAKQAQSLR encoded by the coding sequence ATGATCCGCCGCCTCCTCCTCGTCGCTGTGCTGACGTGTTCCGGTACCGCGCACGCGCAGACGTTTGCCCCCTCACATGTAGGCCCGGGCGTTATCCGCAGCTGGGGCGACGATCAGATGGCCGGCGTCCTCACGGCCTGGCAGCAGGCCTTCCGCCGCTACCATCCTGACATCACCTTCACCCAATCCCTTTACGGCTCCGGCGCGGGAATGGCCGGCATCATCACCGGCACCTCGGACCTCTCGCTCATGGGCCGCCCGGTCACCGCAAACGAGGTCATCGGTTTCGAGTGGGTCTTCCGCTACAAGCCTCTCCAGATCCAGGTTCTGACCGGCGACCTCCAACAGGACGAACATTCTCCCGCCCTTGCCGTGTTCGTCTCAAGTCAGAACCCACTCCGCTCTATCTCCAAACAGCAGCTCATCGAGATTCTCGGGTGTCCCGGCATGCCTTCCGGCGCGACCACCTGGGCTTCCGCCGGAGTGACGGGCCCCTGGGCCTCTCGGCCCATCCACGCTTACATTCCCGATGAAGAGACCGGCACCGGTGCCTTCCTTCAGCAGACCCTGCTCGGCCTTGGCGACCGATGGAACTGGTCGCTCGTCCGGGAGTTCCACGATACGCCCAACCAGCCCTGGGGAGCGCAGACCATCGCCGCCCTTCGCCAAGACCCCAATGGCCTCGCCATCTCCACCCTCATCCACGCCGCATCCGGAGCAAAGTTGTTACAAATAGACGGCCTCTCCCCCAGCCGCGAAACCCTTGTCTCCGCTCGGTATCCCCTCACCCGCGGGGTCTACATCGATATCAACCGTAAGCCCGATATGCCTGTCAGCCCCCGCGTCGCTGAGTTCCTCCGCTTCATCCTCAGCCCCGAAGGCCAGCGTGTCGCCGCCGCCCAGGGCAGCTTCCTCCCGCTCTCAGGCGCGGATGCAGCAAAACAGGCACAATCACTGCGGTAG
- a CDS encoding PstS family phosphate ABC transporter substrate-binding protein — protein sequence MPLHLRISRNLGTLILEGAIAFCSASLLAQAPLPSEPELKALAGLPHYAPPQQIAGTIRVWGHGAPGLDFMGMLFKAWVDGFAKFQPNIKFEYDMYGTASAMGALYAGKGDIAILGQEIYPFETVAFNRVKHYSPTEIEIATGSVDVRNFDFAIGTFVNSKNPLTRLTLPQLNRIFAFQDTPAENIVTWGQLGLTGDWADKPIHLYGWHQDDVFSTFVQFRALDGNHRWRCEMKQYRHIHNADGTIYDSGQQILDDLAKDPYGMALSNVRYLKGIARDATKPLALARNADGPYYEATKATLIDRQYPLGRIIPAEIDRKPGRPVDPAVKEFLTYLLSREGQGEIVRNGKYLPMQPAIASRQLEKLQ from the coding sequence ATGCCCCTTCACCTCCGCATCTCGAGAAACCTTGGCACCCTCATCCTGGAGGGCGCGATCGCCTTTTGTTCCGCGTCACTCCTGGCCCAGGCCCCCCTGCCCAGCGAGCCCGAACTCAAAGCCCTCGCCGGCCTGCCTCATTACGCCCCACCGCAGCAGATCGCCGGCACCATTCGTGTATGGGGCCACGGAGCTCCGGGCCTCGACTTCATGGGCATGCTTTTCAAGGCCTGGGTCGATGGCTTCGCCAAATTCCAACCCAACATCAAATTCGAATACGACATGTATGGCACCGCCTCCGCCATGGGTGCGCTCTATGCCGGCAAGGGCGACATCGCCATCCTGGGCCAGGAGATCTATCCGTTTGAGACCGTTGCCTTCAATCGCGTCAAACATTACTCCCCCACGGAGATCGAGATTGCCACCGGCAGCGTGGACGTGCGCAACTTCGACTTTGCCATCGGCACCTTCGTCAACTCCAAAAACCCGCTTACCAGGCTGACTCTCCCGCAACTCAATCGCATCTTCGCCTTCCAGGACACGCCCGCGGAAAACATCGTTACCTGGGGCCAGCTCGGCCTGACTGGCGACTGGGCAGACAAGCCTATCCATCTTTACGGCTGGCATCAGGACGACGTCTTCTCCACCTTCGTTCAGTTCCGCGCACTTGACGGCAACCATCGGTGGCGCTGCGAGATGAAGCAGTATCGCCACATTCACAACGCCGACGGCACCATCTACGACTCCGGGCAGCAGATCCTCGACGACCTGGCCAAGGACCCCTACGGCATGGCCCTCTCGAACGTCCGCTATCTCAAGGGCATCGCCAGGGACGCAACCAAACCACTCGCGCTGGCCCGCAATGCCGACGGTCCCTACTACGAAGCCACCAAGGCCACGCTCATCGACCGCCAGTACCCACTGGGGCGCATCATCCCTGCTGAAATCGACCGCAAACCTGGGCGGCCCGTCGACCCCGCCGTCAAGGAGTTTCTCACCTACCTTCTCAGCCGGGAAGGCCAAGGTGAGATCGTCCGCAACGGCAAGTACCTCCCCATGCAACCCGCCATCGCCAGCCGCCAATTGGAGAAGCTCCAATGA
- the rraA gene encoding ribonuclease E activity regulator RraA has product MPTAMPTSDVLDFHPDASVSDTAMHLLGLHRSVAGRIRTIRCLEDNGLVKSILAHPPSPDIPGEILVVDAGCSLRIAILGDRIASSAIANGWRGVIIFGAVRDSAALEILPFHVKALGFVPRKSAKLGSGEIDVPLHCGGITFTPGHVLYSDSDGVVVLPDFAA; this is encoded by the coding sequence ATGCCGACAGCCATGCCCACCAGCGACGTCCTCGATTTTCACCCGGACGCCTCCGTCAGCGACACCGCCATGCACCTGCTCGGCCTTCATCGCAGCGTTGCCGGTCGCATTCGCACCATCCGCTGCCTAGAGGACAATGGCCTCGTCAAGTCCATCCTCGCGCATCCCCCATCGCCGGACATACCTGGAGAGATCCTGGTCGTGGACGCGGGCTGCTCTCTCCGCATCGCGATCCTTGGCGATCGGATTGCATCTTCTGCGATCGCCAACGGATGGCGCGGAGTCATCATCTTCGGCGCAGTCCGCGACTCCGCCGCTCTTGAAATCCTTCCTTTCCACGTCAAAGCCCTTGGCTTCGTTCCCCGCAAGAGCGCCAAGCTGGGCTCAGGCGAGATCGACGTTCCCCTGCATTGTGGCGGCATAACGTTCACCCCTGGCCATGTGCTCTACAGCGACTCCGACGGCGTCGTCGTTCTACCTGACTTCGCGGCATGA
- a CDS encoding PstS family phosphate ABC transporter substrate-binding protein, translating to MASFAVAGAAYAQKVQPAPSRYDEELKKLGDGLTENMAIRDVHFAKTDDRKHKRFYTEQWDLSATPEYKPSKQFTGTIRVSGNYLVEGTIADQWKQDFERLQPGVKVEMVQEGEVATGDVQIETGPRMKDRLRQASEFEDKLKRSVFDVEWATGSYDVPGWSPGFVIFVQKDNPIAHLSLAQLDGIFGGAHTGGWDGTTWRTDSARGPEKNIRTWGQLGLTGEWADKPIHIYGRPLKYNIQLGFERKVFHGGDVWNENTLEYSHEMNPDGSRYSSSPEMVKDMGNDPYGICFADEASMIPTARAVPVGSTDAGPFMPITLNSLHDRSYPLFIEEWAEVSVAPGKPLDPLTKEFLTFMLSRQGQDAVQKDGKWIPIPSDVSKAAIAKLNEPGKVVRAGKLGLQDAMLAPAKWMGDSPDETGKVNAKKAYYTKRWDLSDLPAYDATTQVTGTIRMPASGLIMASTVGQAWMDGFRKQQPGVTFVKQDGELIDKKVDLELGRKWSSYFAGETLQFQLKYKHSAREIQIGTGSYDVPGYSPAFAIYVNKSNPVTGLTMEQLDGIFGGPRRGGWVSTAFRRQVGRTSEKNIRTWGQAGAPGAWASQPIDVIVPPLKYHIMTVFERKVLEGGNMWNDSIKEYPLLLKADGTRNVPSEERIKRVGMDKDAITFSQEGFPAGQAKALPLAATDGGPFVPPTLENVRNRSYPLSLELYAYADQQPDKPMDPVTKEFLRYILSREGQDMLQRDGKWLPLTAEMVKEQREKLDMVIPPFKNPGTKAKAKAAAGAQ from the coding sequence GTGGCTTCGTTTGCAGTTGCGGGCGCGGCGTATGCACAGAAGGTTCAGCCGGCTCCCTCGCGATATGACGAAGAATTGAAAAAGCTGGGCGATGGATTGACAGAGAACATGGCAATCCGTGACGTTCATTTTGCGAAGACAGACGATCGCAAGCATAAACGGTTCTATACGGAGCAGTGGGATCTGAGCGCGACACCGGAATATAAGCCGAGCAAGCAGTTCACGGGGACGATCCGGGTATCCGGAAATTACCTGGTGGAAGGGACGATCGCGGACCAGTGGAAGCAGGACTTTGAAAGGCTGCAGCCCGGCGTGAAGGTGGAGATGGTGCAGGAGGGCGAAGTCGCGACAGGAGACGTGCAGATTGAGACGGGCCCACGCATGAAGGACCGGCTGCGGCAGGCATCCGAATTTGAAGACAAGCTGAAGCGTTCGGTGTTCGACGTGGAATGGGCGACGGGATCTTACGATGTGCCGGGCTGGAGCCCGGGCTTCGTGATCTTTGTGCAGAAGGATAATCCGATTGCGCACCTGTCGCTCGCGCAACTCGATGGCATCTTTGGCGGCGCGCATACGGGCGGATGGGACGGGACGACGTGGCGCACGGACAGCGCACGCGGGCCCGAGAAGAACATACGGACATGGGGGCAGCTAGGGCTCACGGGCGAGTGGGCGGATAAGCCCATCCACATCTATGGGCGACCTTTGAAGTACAACATCCAGCTTGGGTTTGAGCGCAAGGTCTTCCATGGCGGCGACGTGTGGAACGAGAACACGTTGGAGTATTCGCATGAGATGAACCCCGATGGGTCACGGTACTCGTCGTCTCCGGAGATGGTGAAGGACATGGGCAACGATCCGTACGGGATCTGTTTCGCGGATGAAGCGTCCATGATTCCGACGGCGCGCGCGGTGCCGGTGGGGAGCACGGACGCCGGTCCGTTTATGCCGATCACGCTCAACAGCCTGCATGATCGCAGCTACCCGCTGTTTATTGAGGAGTGGGCGGAGGTAAGTGTCGCGCCGGGCAAGCCGTTGGACCCGCTGACGAAAGAGTTCCTGACGTTCATGTTGAGCCGTCAGGGGCAGGATGCGGTGCAGAAAGATGGCAAGTGGATTCCGATTCCGTCCGATGTTTCAAAGGCCGCGATTGCAAAGCTGAATGAGCCAGGCAAAGTGGTTCGTGCGGGAAAGCTTGGGCTGCAGGATGCAATGCTGGCGCCGGCCAAATGGATGGGCGACTCACCCGATGAGACCGGCAAGGTCAACGCAAAGAAGGCGTACTACACCAAGCGCTGGGACCTGAGCGATCTGCCCGCCTACGACGCGACGACCCAGGTAACGGGAACGATCCGGATGCCGGCCAGCGGGCTCATTATGGCGAGCACGGTGGGACAGGCGTGGATGGATGGTTTCCGCAAACAGCAGCCGGGCGTGACCTTTGTGAAGCAGGATGGCGAGCTGATCGACAAGAAGGTGGATCTGGAGCTTGGGCGCAAGTGGAGCAGCTACTTCGCGGGTGAGACGCTCCAGTTCCAGTTGAAGTACAAGCACTCGGCACGGGAGATTCAGATTGGGACTGGATCGTACGATGTGCCCGGGTATAGTCCGGCGTTCGCGATCTATGTCAATAAGAGCAACCCGGTGACGGGTCTGACCATGGAGCAATTGGACGGTATCTTTGGCGGGCCTCGGCGTGGAGGGTGGGTGTCTACGGCGTTTCGGCGGCAGGTAGGACGGACGTCGGAGAAGAACATTCGGACATGGGGCCAGGCGGGTGCTCCAGGTGCGTGGGCAAGTCAGCCGATCGATGTCATCGTGCCGCCGTTGAAGTACCACATCATGACTGTGTTCGAGCGTAAAGTCCTTGAGGGCGGCAATATGTGGAACGACTCGATCAAGGAGTATCCGCTGTTGCTGAAGGCGGATGGGACACGAAACGTTCCGAGCGAGGAACGCATCAAGCGCGTGGGCATGGATAAGGATGCGATTACATTCAGCCAGGAGGGCTTCCCGGCAGGGCAGGCGAAGGCATTACCGTTGGCTGCGACTGACGGTGGACCGTTCGTGCCGCCGACGCTCGAGAACGTACGCAACCGGAGTTACCCACTCTCGCTGGAGCTATATGCGTATGCGGACCAGCAGCCGGATAAGCCGATGGACCCCGTAACAAAGGAGTTTCTACGCTACATCCTGAGCCGCGAGGGACAGGATATGCTGCAGCGCGATGGCAAGTGGCTGCCGTTGACGGCAGAGATGGTGAAGGAGCAGCGGGAGAAGCTGGATATGGTGATTCCGCCGTTCAAGAACCCGGGTACGAAGGCGAAGGCAAAAGCGGCGGCCGGTGCGCAGTGA